A stretch of Physeter macrocephalus isolate SW-GA chromosome 1, ASM283717v5, whole genome shotgun sequence DNA encodes these proteins:
- the CHRD gene encoding chordin isoform X6, translating into MPSLPAPPAPLLLLGLLLLCSRPARGAGPEHPALPIRPEKEPLPIRGAAGCSFGGKVYALDETWHPDLGEPFGVMRCVLCACEAPQWGRRARGAGRVSCKNIKPECPTLACGQPRQLPGHCCQTCPQERSDPEKQPTGLAFEYPRDPEHRSYSDRGEPGAEDRGRGDGHTDFVALLTGPRSQAVARARVSLLRSSLRFSISYRRLDRPTRIRFSDSTGSILFEHPAAPTQDGLVCGVWRAVPRLSLRLLRAEQLHVALVTPSHPSGEVWGPLIRHRALAAETFSAILTLEGPPQQGIGGIALLTLSDTEDSLHFLLLFRGLLEARSGGPAQVPLRLQILHQGKLLRELQANASAQEPGFAEVLPNLTAQEMDWLVLGELQMALERASGPGLRISGHIAARQSCDVLQSVLCGADALIPVQTGAAGSASLTLLGNGSLIYQVQVVGTGSEVVAMTLETKPQRRNQHTVLCHMAGLQQGGYMAVGVCPGLGARGAHMLLQNELFLNVGTKDFPDGELRGHVAALPYSGHSARHDTLPVPLAGALVLPPVQSQAAGHAWLSLDTHCHLHYEVLLAGLGGSEQGTITAHLLGPPGMPGPRRLLKGFYGPEAQGVVKDLEPELLRHLAQGSASLLITTKGSPQGELRGQVHIANQCEAGGLRLAAAGAEEVRVPGALDAVVAEAAALPAVLGPDAPAPAKPGGPGRLRDPNTCFFEGQQRPHGARWAPNYDPLCSLCTCQRRTVICDPMVCPPPSCPSPVQAPDQCCPVCPEKQDVGDLPGLPKNRDPGEGCYFDGDRSWRAAGTRWHPVVPPFGLIKCAVCTCKGGTGEVHCEKVQCPRLACAQPVRANPTDCCKQCPVGSGAHPQLGDPMQADGPRGCRFAGQWFPESQSWHPSVPPFGEMSCITCRCGAGVPHCERDDCSLPLSCGPGKESRCCSHCTARRRPVADTRTVAELEKEAEGS; encoded by the exons ATGCCGAGCCTCCCGGCCCCGCCGGCCCCGCTGCTGCTTCTCGGGCTGCTGCTGCTCTGCTCCCGGCCGGCCCGCGGCGCCGGCCCCGAGCACCCAGCGCTGCCCATCCGGCCCGAGAAGGAGCCGCTGCCCATTCGGGGAGCAGCAG GCTGCTCCTTCGGCGGGAAGGTCTATGCCTTGGACGAGACGTGGCACCCGGACCTGGGGGAGCCCTTCGGGGTGATGCGCTGCGTGTTGTGTGCCTGCGAGGCG CCTCAGTGGGGTCGCCGCGCAAGGGGTGCGGGCAGGGTCAGCTGCAAGAACATCAAACCCGAGTGCCCGACCCTGGCCTGCGGGCAGCCGCGCCAGCTGCCCGGACACTGCTGCCAGACCTGCCCCCAGG AGCGCAGTGATCCGGAAAAGCAGCCGACGGGCCTGGCCTTCGAGTATCCGCGGGACCCAGAGCACCGAAGCTACAGCGACCGCGGGGAGCCCGGAGCTGAGGATCGGGGGCGTGGAGACGGCCACACTG ACTTCGTGGCGCTGCTGACAGGGCCAAGGTCGCAAGCGGTGGCACGGGCCCGAGTGTCACTGCTGCGCTCTAGTCTGCGGTTCTCCATCTCCTACCGGCG GCTGGACCGCCCTACCCGAATCCGCTTCTCAGACTCCACTGGCAGCATCCTGTTTGAACACCCTGCAGCCCCTACCCAAGATGGCCTG GTCTGTGGGGTGTGGCGAGCAGTGCCTCGGTTGTCTCTGCGGCTCCTTAGGGCAGAACAGCTGCATGTGGCACTCGTGACGCCCAGTCACCCTTCAGGGGAGGTCTGGGGGCCTCTCATCCGGCATCGGGCCCTGGCTGCAG AGACCTTCAGTGCCATCCTGACCCTGGAAGGCCCCCCACAGCAGGGCATAGGGGGCATTGCCCTCCTCACGCTCAGTGACACAGAGGACTCCTTGCATTTTTTGCTGCTCTTCCGTGGGCTGCTGGAAGCCAGGAGTGGGG GACCAGCCCAGGTTCCTTTGCGGCTCCAGATTCTACACCAGGGGAAGCTACTGCGAGAGCTCCAGGCCAATGCCTCAGCCCAG GAGCCGGGCTTTGCTGAAGTGCTGCCCAACCTGACAGCCCAGGAGATGGACTGGCTGGTGCTGGGGGAGCTGCAGATGGCCCTGGAGAGGGCAAGTGGGCCAGGGCTGCGCATCAGTGGACACATTGCTGCCAGGCAGAGCTGTGATG TTCTGCAAAGTGTCCTTTGTGGGGCCGATGCCCTGATCCCCGTTCAGACAGGTGCAGCCGGCTCAGCCAGCCTTACGCTGCTAGGAAACGGCTCCCTGATCTACCAA GTACAGGTGGTGGGTACAGGCAGCGAGGTGGTGGCCATGACGCTGGAGACCAAGCCTCAGCGGAGGAACCAGCACACTGTCCTGTGCCACATGGCTGGACTCCAGCAGGGAGGATACATG gcTGTGGGTGtctgccctgggctgggtgccCGGGGGGCTCATATGCTGCTGCAGAATGAGCTGTTCCTGAACGTGGGCACCAAGGACTTCCCAGATGGAGAGCTGCGGGGGCACGTGGCTGCCCTGCCCTACAGTGGGCACAGCGCCCGCCATGATA CACTACCTGTGCCCCTGGCAGGAGCCCTGGTGTTGCCCCCCGTGCAGAGCCAGGCAGCAGGGCATGCCTGGCTCTCCCTGGATACCCACTGTCACCTGCACTATGAAGTGCTGCTGGCTGGGCTTGGTGGCTCAGAACAGGGCACCATCACTGCCCACCTCCTCGGGCCTCCTGGGATGCCAGGGCCCCGGCGGCTGCTGAAGGGATTCTATGGCCCAGAG GCCCAGGGCGTGGTGAAGGATCTGGAGCCTGAGCTGCTGCGGCACCTGGCACAGGGCTCTGCCTCCTTGCTGATCACCACCAAGGGTAGCCCCCAAGGGGAGCTGCGAGGGCAG GTGCACATCGCCAACCAGTGCGAGGCGGGCGGCCTGCGCCTGGCGGCAGCAGGGGCCGAAGAAGTACGGGTGCCCGGGGCTCTGGATGCAGTGGTGGCCGAGGCGGCCGCGCTGCCCGCTGTGCTGGGCCCAGACGCCCCAGCGCCAGCCAAACCTGGTGGCCCCGGGCGGCTCCGAGACCCCAACACCTGCTTCTTCGAGGGGCAGCAGCGCCCCCATGGGGCTCGCTGGGCTCCTAACTATGACCCGCTCTGCTCGCTCTGCACCTGCCAG AGACGCACAGTGATCTGTGACCCCATGGTGTGCCCGCCACCCAGCTGCCCAAGCCCGGTGCAGGCGCCGGACCAGTGCTGCCCTGTGTGCCCGG AGAAGCAAGATGTTGGAGACCTGCCGGGGCTGCCGAAGAACAGGGACCCTGGAGAGG GCTGCTATTTTGATGGCGACCGGAGCTGGCGGGCAGCGGGCACCCGGTGGCACCCTGTCGTGCCCCCGTTTGGCTTAATTAAGTGCGCCGTCTGCACCTGCAAG GGGGGCACTGGAGAGGTGCACTGTGAGAAGGTGCAGTGTCCCCGGCTGGCCTGTGCCCAGCCTGTCCGTGCCAACCCCACTGACTGCTGCAAACAGTGTCCAG TGGGGTCAGGGGCCCACCCCCAACTGGGGGACCCCATGCAGGCTGATGGGCCCCGGGGCTGCCGTTTTGCAGGGCAGTGGTTCCCGGAGAGCCAGAGTTGGCACCCTTCGGTGCCCCCCTTTGGGGAGATGAGCTGTATCACCTGCAGATGTGGG GCAGGGGTGCCCCACTGTGAGCGGGACGACTGTTCACTGCCACTGTCCTGCGGCCCAGGGAAGGAGAGCCGCTGCTGCTCCCACTGCACAGCCCGGCGGCGGC CAGTTGCAGACACCAGGACAGTTGCAGAGCTGGAGAAAGAAGCTGAAGGCTCCTAG
- the CHRD gene encoding chordin isoform X8: MPSLPAPPAPLLLLGLLLLCSRPARGAGPEHPALPIRPEKEPLPIRGAAGCSFGGKVYALDETWHPDLGEPFGVMRCVLCACEAPQWGRRARGAGRVSCKNIKPECPTLACGQPRQLPGHCCQTCPQERSDPEKQPTGLAFEYPRDPEHRSYSDRGEPGAEDRGRGDGHTDFVALLTGPRSQAVARARVSLLRSSLRFSISYRRLDRPTRIRFSDSTGSILFEHPAAPTQDGLVCGVWRAVPRLSLRLLRAEQLHVALVTPSHPSGEVWGPLIRHRALAAETFSAILTLEGPPQQGIGGIALLTLSDTEDSLHFLLLFRGLLEARSGGPAQVPLRLQILHQGKLLRELQANASAQEPGFAEVLPNLTAQEMDWLVLGELQMALERASGPGLRISGHIAARQSCDVLQSVLCGADALIPVQTGAAGSASLTLLGNGSLIYQVQVVGTGSEVVAMTLETKPQRRNQHTVLCHMAGLQQGGYMAVGVCPGLGARGAHMLLQNELFLNVGTKDFPDGELRGHVAALPYSGHSARHDTLPVPLAGALVLPPVQSQAAGHAWLSLDTHCHLHYEVLLAGLGGSEQGTITAHLLGPPGMPGPRRLLKGFYGPEAQGVVKDLEPELLRHLAQGSASLLITTKGSPQGELRGQVHIANQCEAGGLRLAAAGAEEVRVPGALDAVVAEAAALPAVLGPDAPAPAKPGGPGRLRDPNTCFFEGQQRPHGARWAPNYDPLCSLCTCQRRTVICDPMVCPPPSCPSPVQAPDQCCPVCPEKQDVGDLPGLPKNRDPGEGCYFDGDRSWRAAGTRWHPVVPPFGLIKCAVCTCKGGTGEVHCEKVQCPRLACAQPVRANPTDCCKQCPVGSGAHPQLGDPMQADGPRGCRFAGQWFPESQSWHPSVPPFGEMSCITCRCGAGVPHCERDDCSLPLSCGPGKESRCCSHCTARRRLADTRTVAELEKEAEGS; the protein is encoded by the exons ATGCCGAGCCTCCCGGCCCCGCCGGCCCCGCTGCTGCTTCTCGGGCTGCTGCTGCTCTGCTCCCGGCCGGCCCGCGGCGCCGGCCCCGAGCACCCAGCGCTGCCCATCCGGCCCGAGAAGGAGCCGCTGCCCATTCGGGGAGCAGCAG GCTGCTCCTTCGGCGGGAAGGTCTATGCCTTGGACGAGACGTGGCACCCGGACCTGGGGGAGCCCTTCGGGGTGATGCGCTGCGTGTTGTGTGCCTGCGAGGCG CCTCAGTGGGGTCGCCGCGCAAGGGGTGCGGGCAGGGTCAGCTGCAAGAACATCAAACCCGAGTGCCCGACCCTGGCCTGCGGGCAGCCGCGCCAGCTGCCCGGACACTGCTGCCAGACCTGCCCCCAGG AGCGCAGTGATCCGGAAAAGCAGCCGACGGGCCTGGCCTTCGAGTATCCGCGGGACCCAGAGCACCGAAGCTACAGCGACCGCGGGGAGCCCGGAGCTGAGGATCGGGGGCGTGGAGACGGCCACACTG ACTTCGTGGCGCTGCTGACAGGGCCAAGGTCGCAAGCGGTGGCACGGGCCCGAGTGTCACTGCTGCGCTCTAGTCTGCGGTTCTCCATCTCCTACCGGCG GCTGGACCGCCCTACCCGAATCCGCTTCTCAGACTCCACTGGCAGCATCCTGTTTGAACACCCTGCAGCCCCTACCCAAGATGGCCTG GTCTGTGGGGTGTGGCGAGCAGTGCCTCGGTTGTCTCTGCGGCTCCTTAGGGCAGAACAGCTGCATGTGGCACTCGTGACGCCCAGTCACCCTTCAGGGGAGGTCTGGGGGCCTCTCATCCGGCATCGGGCCCTGGCTGCAG AGACCTTCAGTGCCATCCTGACCCTGGAAGGCCCCCCACAGCAGGGCATAGGGGGCATTGCCCTCCTCACGCTCAGTGACACAGAGGACTCCTTGCATTTTTTGCTGCTCTTCCGTGGGCTGCTGGAAGCCAGGAGTGGGG GACCAGCCCAGGTTCCTTTGCGGCTCCAGATTCTACACCAGGGGAAGCTACTGCGAGAGCTCCAGGCCAATGCCTCAGCCCAG GAGCCGGGCTTTGCTGAAGTGCTGCCCAACCTGACAGCCCAGGAGATGGACTGGCTGGTGCTGGGGGAGCTGCAGATGGCCCTGGAGAGGGCAAGTGGGCCAGGGCTGCGCATCAGTGGACACATTGCTGCCAGGCAGAGCTGTGATG TTCTGCAAAGTGTCCTTTGTGGGGCCGATGCCCTGATCCCCGTTCAGACAGGTGCAGCCGGCTCAGCCAGCCTTACGCTGCTAGGAAACGGCTCCCTGATCTACCAA GTACAGGTGGTGGGTACAGGCAGCGAGGTGGTGGCCATGACGCTGGAGACCAAGCCTCAGCGGAGGAACCAGCACACTGTCCTGTGCCACATGGCTGGACTCCAGCAGGGAGGATACATG gcTGTGGGTGtctgccctgggctgggtgccCGGGGGGCTCATATGCTGCTGCAGAATGAGCTGTTCCTGAACGTGGGCACCAAGGACTTCCCAGATGGAGAGCTGCGGGGGCACGTGGCTGCCCTGCCCTACAGTGGGCACAGCGCCCGCCATGATA CACTACCTGTGCCCCTGGCAGGAGCCCTGGTGTTGCCCCCCGTGCAGAGCCAGGCAGCAGGGCATGCCTGGCTCTCCCTGGATACCCACTGTCACCTGCACTATGAAGTGCTGCTGGCTGGGCTTGGTGGCTCAGAACAGGGCACCATCACTGCCCACCTCCTCGGGCCTCCTGGGATGCCAGGGCCCCGGCGGCTGCTGAAGGGATTCTATGGCCCAGAG GCCCAGGGCGTGGTGAAGGATCTGGAGCCTGAGCTGCTGCGGCACCTGGCACAGGGCTCTGCCTCCTTGCTGATCACCACCAAGGGTAGCCCCCAAGGGGAGCTGCGAGGGCAG GTGCACATCGCCAACCAGTGCGAGGCGGGCGGCCTGCGCCTGGCGGCAGCAGGGGCCGAAGAAGTACGGGTGCCCGGGGCTCTGGATGCAGTGGTGGCCGAGGCGGCCGCGCTGCCCGCTGTGCTGGGCCCAGACGCCCCAGCGCCAGCCAAACCTGGTGGCCCCGGGCGGCTCCGAGACCCCAACACCTGCTTCTTCGAGGGGCAGCAGCGCCCCCATGGGGCTCGCTGGGCTCCTAACTATGACCCGCTCTGCTCGCTCTGCACCTGCCAG AGACGCACAGTGATCTGTGACCCCATGGTGTGCCCGCCACCCAGCTGCCCAAGCCCGGTGCAGGCGCCGGACCAGTGCTGCCCTGTGTGCCCGG AGAAGCAAGATGTTGGAGACCTGCCGGGGCTGCCGAAGAACAGGGACCCTGGAGAGG GCTGCTATTTTGATGGCGACCGGAGCTGGCGGGCAGCGGGCACCCGGTGGCACCCTGTCGTGCCCCCGTTTGGCTTAATTAAGTGCGCCGTCTGCACCTGCAAG GGGGGCACTGGAGAGGTGCACTGTGAGAAGGTGCAGTGTCCCCGGCTGGCCTGTGCCCAGCCTGTCCGTGCCAACCCCACTGACTGCTGCAAACAGTGTCCAG TGGGGTCAGGGGCCCACCCCCAACTGGGGGACCCCATGCAGGCTGATGGGCCCCGGGGCTGCCGTTTTGCAGGGCAGTGGTTCCCGGAGAGCCAGAGTTGGCACCCTTCGGTGCCCCCCTTTGGGGAGATGAGCTGTATCACCTGCAGATGTGGG GCAGGGGTGCCCCACTGTGAGCGGGACGACTGTTCACTGCCACTGTCCTGCGGCCCAGGGAAGGAGAGCCGCTGCTGCTCCCACTGCACAGCCCGGCGGCGGC TTGCAGACACCAGGACAGTTGCAGAGCTGGAGAAAGAAGCTGAAGGCTCCTAG
- the CHRD gene encoding chordin isoform X9, with translation MPSLPAPPAPLLLLGLLLLCSRPARGAGPEHPALPIRPEKEPLPIRGAAGCSFGGKVYALDETWHPDLGEPFGVMRCVLCACEAPQWGRRARGAGRVSCKNIKPECPTLACGQPRQLPGHCCQTCPQERSDPEKQPTGLAFEYPRDPEHRSYSDRGEPGAEDRGRGDGHTDFVALLTGPRSQAVARARVSLLRSSLRFSISYRRLDRPTRIRFSDSTGSILFEHPAAPTQDGLVCGVWRAVPRLSLRLLRAEQLHVALVTPSHPSGEVWGPLIRHRALAAETFSAILTLEGPPQQGIGGIALLTLSDTEDSLHFLLLFRGLLEARSGGPAQVPLRLQILHQGKLLRELQANASAQEPGFAEVLPNLTAQEMDWLVLGELQMALERASGPGLRISGHIAARQSCDVLQSVLCGADALIPVQTGAAGSASLTLLGNGSLIYQVQVVGTGSEVVAMTLETKPQRRNQHTVLCHMAGLQQGGYMAQGVVKDLEPELLRHLAQGSASLLITTKGSPQGELRGQVHIANQCEAGGLRLAAAGAEEVRVPGALDAVVAEAAALPAVLGPDAPAPAKPGGPGRLRDPNTCFFEGQQRPHGARWAPNYDPLCSLCTCQRRTVICDPMVCPPPSCPSPVQAPDQCCPVCPGECPAGAERVMEGPPCGREASAEGRRGPPSAFTASLAPQRSKMLETCRGCRRTGTLERGGTGEVHCEKVQCPRLACAQPVRANPTDCCKQCPVGSGAHPQLGDPMQADGPRGCRFAGQWFPESQSWHPSVPPFGEMSCITCRCGQLQTPGQLQSWRKKLKAPREQPEGRVTKRMGPGLGEEGRRGPRILLREIQCLWPLFSASSPSPTTSGNHNSTRGRGSQGRPMPCPLQLRPCHPLASALEAQPLSFCT, from the exons ATGCCGAGCCTCCCGGCCCCGCCGGCCCCGCTGCTGCTTCTCGGGCTGCTGCTGCTCTGCTCCCGGCCGGCCCGCGGCGCCGGCCCCGAGCACCCAGCGCTGCCCATCCGGCCCGAGAAGGAGCCGCTGCCCATTCGGGGAGCAGCAG GCTGCTCCTTCGGCGGGAAGGTCTATGCCTTGGACGAGACGTGGCACCCGGACCTGGGGGAGCCCTTCGGGGTGATGCGCTGCGTGTTGTGTGCCTGCGAGGCG CCTCAGTGGGGTCGCCGCGCAAGGGGTGCGGGCAGGGTCAGCTGCAAGAACATCAAACCCGAGTGCCCGACCCTGGCCTGCGGGCAGCCGCGCCAGCTGCCCGGACACTGCTGCCAGACCTGCCCCCAGG AGCGCAGTGATCCGGAAAAGCAGCCGACGGGCCTGGCCTTCGAGTATCCGCGGGACCCAGAGCACCGAAGCTACAGCGACCGCGGGGAGCCCGGAGCTGAGGATCGGGGGCGTGGAGACGGCCACACTG ACTTCGTGGCGCTGCTGACAGGGCCAAGGTCGCAAGCGGTGGCACGGGCCCGAGTGTCACTGCTGCGCTCTAGTCTGCGGTTCTCCATCTCCTACCGGCG GCTGGACCGCCCTACCCGAATCCGCTTCTCAGACTCCACTGGCAGCATCCTGTTTGAACACCCTGCAGCCCCTACCCAAGATGGCCTG GTCTGTGGGGTGTGGCGAGCAGTGCCTCGGTTGTCTCTGCGGCTCCTTAGGGCAGAACAGCTGCATGTGGCACTCGTGACGCCCAGTCACCCTTCAGGGGAGGTCTGGGGGCCTCTCATCCGGCATCGGGCCCTGGCTGCAG AGACCTTCAGTGCCATCCTGACCCTGGAAGGCCCCCCACAGCAGGGCATAGGGGGCATTGCCCTCCTCACGCTCAGTGACACAGAGGACTCCTTGCATTTTTTGCTGCTCTTCCGTGGGCTGCTGGAAGCCAGGAGTGGGG GACCAGCCCAGGTTCCTTTGCGGCTCCAGATTCTACACCAGGGGAAGCTACTGCGAGAGCTCCAGGCCAATGCCTCAGCCCAG GAGCCGGGCTTTGCTGAAGTGCTGCCCAACCTGACAGCCCAGGAGATGGACTGGCTGGTGCTGGGGGAGCTGCAGATGGCCCTGGAGAGGGCAAGTGGGCCAGGGCTGCGCATCAGTGGACACATTGCTGCCAGGCAGAGCTGTGATG TTCTGCAAAGTGTCCTTTGTGGGGCCGATGCCCTGATCCCCGTTCAGACAGGTGCAGCCGGCTCAGCCAGCCTTACGCTGCTAGGAAACGGCTCCCTGATCTACCAA GTACAGGTGGTGGGTACAGGCAGCGAGGTGGTGGCCATGACGCTGGAGACCAAGCCTCAGCGGAGGAACCAGCACACTGTCCTGTGCCACATGGCTGGACTCCAGCAGGGAGGATACATG GCCCAGGGCGTGGTGAAGGATCTGGAGCCTGAGCTGCTGCGGCACCTGGCACAGGGCTCTGCCTCCTTGCTGATCACCACCAAGGGTAGCCCCCAAGGGGAGCTGCGAGGGCAG GTGCACATCGCCAACCAGTGCGAGGCGGGCGGCCTGCGCCTGGCGGCAGCAGGGGCCGAAGAAGTACGGGTGCCCGGGGCTCTGGATGCAGTGGTGGCCGAGGCGGCCGCGCTGCCCGCTGTGCTGGGCCCAGACGCCCCAGCGCCAGCCAAACCTGGTGGCCCCGGGCGGCTCCGAGACCCCAACACCTGCTTCTTCGAGGGGCAGCAGCGCCCCCATGGGGCTCGCTGGGCTCCTAACTATGACCCGCTCTGCTCGCTCTGCACCTGCCAG AGACGCACAGTGATCTGTGACCCCATGGTGTGCCCGCCACCCAGCTGCCCAAGCCCGGTGCAGGCGCCGGACCAGTGCTGCCCTGTGTGCCCGGGTGAGTGCCCTGCAGGAGCGGAGAGGGTGATGGAGGGTCCCCCGTGTGGGCGTGAGGCCTCTgcggagggaaggagggggccaCCGTCTGCTTTCACTGCTTCTTTGGCTCCACAGAGAAGCAAGATGTTGGAGACCTGCCGGGGCTGCCGAAGAACAGGGACCCTGGAGAGG GGGGGCACTGGAGAGGTGCACTGTGAGAAGGTGCAGTGTCCCCGGCTGGCCTGTGCCCAGCCTGTCCGTGCCAACCCCACTGACTGCTGCAAACAGTGTCCAG TGGGGTCAGGGGCCCACCCCCAACTGGGGGACCCCATGCAGGCTGATGGGCCCCGGGGCTGCCGTTTTGCAGGGCAGTGGTTCCCGGAGAGCCAGAGTTGGCACCCTTCGGTGCCCCCCTTTGGGGAGATGAGCTGTATCACCTGCAGATGTGGG CAGTTGCAGACACCAGGACAGTTGCAGAGCTGGAGAAAGAAGCTGAAGGCTCCTAGGGAGCAGCCAGAAGGCCGCGTGACCAAGAGGATGGGGcctgggttgggggaggaggggcgccGAGGACCCCGCATTCTCCTGCGGGAAATCCAGTGCCTTTGGCCCCTCttttctgcctcttctccctcccccactaccTCTGGGAACCACAACTCCACAAGGGGGAGGGGTAGCCAGGGCCGACCAATGCCATGTCCACTCCAACTTCGGCCTTGTCACCCTCTCGCCTCTGCCTTGGAAGCCCAACCCCTTTCCTTCTGTACATAA